A section of the Pseudovibrio sp. M1P-2-3 genome encodes:
- the flgK gene encoding flagellar hook-associated protein FlgK — protein MSLTAAMITARSSLATRSAEIAVTSENVANVNNRNYSRQTAVVSSTTTASGSTVYVSDVTRATNQAATTEVMRSGSVAVASGSYATLLDSIGSIEGSPLYGGIATSLGQLESDLQAYANDPANQVMGQKVLETAYASVNEINTASQNIQDARAEADASMANAVTNINDILERFDSLNREIISGTASGENVNAQLDEREQLIRELSEEIGIDVQYRDNNDAVIYTDSGVTLYETSPREVTFTAQPFYAASTVGNAIYVDGISVAGPGALKPVEGGAIAGYAKMRDDTGVTLQEQLDELAFALIDAFKEVDQTSSGLPDQAGLFTDGPNAAIPTSTVGLAATLSVNTAAASNVETIRDGGMNIGGTAGDAYVVNRDSVDGYTDHLNGLVRALSEPDLTATGFNTDISIVDFATNSASWYSAERSRATEAAILNSSAYNVSLDTLSNSTGVNIDLEMSRLLDIENAYSASAQLMTTVDSMFKELLSVVR, from the coding sequence ATGTCATTAACCGCAGCTATGATTACAGCGCGTTCGTCTCTGGCGACGCGCTCCGCGGAAATCGCAGTCACCTCAGAAAACGTAGCGAATGTCAATAATAGAAACTACAGCCGCCAGACGGCAGTAGTTTCCAGTACGACGACGGCCAGTGGGTCTACGGTTTATGTCTCCGATGTGACACGTGCTACCAACCAAGCTGCGACTACGGAAGTCATGCGCTCCGGGAGTGTTGCTGTCGCATCTGGTTCATATGCAACTCTTCTGGATTCAATTGGAAGTATTGAGGGAAGCCCTTTGTATGGGGGAATCGCTACCTCTTTGGGGCAACTGGAGTCAGATCTTCAAGCCTATGCGAATGATCCGGCAAACCAGGTTATGGGGCAAAAAGTCCTTGAGACCGCGTATGCATCGGTCAATGAGATTAATACGGCTTCGCAAAATATTCAGGATGCTCGGGCGGAAGCCGATGCGTCCATGGCGAATGCAGTAACAAATATCAATGACATTCTGGAACGTTTTGATAGCTTAAACCGGGAGATCATTAGTGGTACCGCCAGCGGTGAAAATGTAAACGCTCAGCTTGATGAGCGTGAGCAGCTTATTCGCGAACTTTCCGAGGAAATAGGTATTGATGTTCAGTATCGTGATAATAACGATGCTGTCATTTATACCGATAGTGGTGTTACTCTCTATGAAACCTCGCCACGGGAAGTGACTTTCACAGCTCAGCCGTTTTATGCCGCCTCTACTGTTGGTAACGCCATCTATGTTGACGGTATTTCGGTCGCTGGCCCCGGTGCCCTCAAGCCTGTTGAGGGCGGGGCGATTGCCGGTTATGCGAAGATGCGCGACGATACCGGTGTAACACTTCAAGAGCAGCTGGATGAACTGGCGTTCGCCTTGATTGATGCGTTCAAGGAAGTGGATCAAACCAGTTCGGGTCTACCTGATCAGGCTGGATTGTTTACGGATGGCCCAAATGCAGCAATTCCCACAAGTACTGTGGGGCTTGCTGCCACATTATCCGTTAATACAGCAGCTGCCAGTAATGTTGAGACCATTCGTGATGGCGGCATGAATATTGGTGGTACTGCTGGTGATGCCTACGTCGTTAACCGCGATAGCGTAGATGGATATACCGATCACCTGAACGGGCTGGTGAGGGCGTTGAGTGAGCCCGATCTAACTGCAACGGGTTTTAATACAGATATTAGTATTGTGGACTTTGCCACCAACTCTGCAAGCTGGTACTCAGCTGAACGCTCCCGCGCCACAGAAGCTGCGATCTTGAATTCCTCTGCCTATAACGTTTCACTCGACACACTCTCCAATTCAACGGGTGTGAATATTGATCTGGAAATGTCCAGATTGCTCGATATTGAGAACGCGTATTCAGCTTCGGCGCAATTGATGACGACAGTTGACAGTATGTTTAAAGAACTACTCTCAGTGGTAAGGTAA
- a CDS encoding lytic transglycosylase domain-containing protein, producing the protein MEHASKVHGVPLGILYAVGLTETGRRYSLHPYAINFEGKSAFAGTLKQGVSAVRKAQRRGIKLIDVGCMQINTYYHSENFSSLASMFNPRRNVDYAARFLKRLRVKEGSWTMAVARYHAGPNNNPAQKRYVCKVITNMVASGFGEWTPQSKKFCN; encoded by the coding sequence ATGGAGCACGCTTCGAAAGTTCATGGCGTTCCTCTGGGTATTTTGTATGCGGTCGGTCTCACGGAGACGGGCCGTAGGTATTCCCTGCACCCTTATGCCATTAATTTTGAGGGTAAATCCGCATTTGCGGGAACCTTGAAGCAAGGCGTGAGTGCGGTGCGCAAGGCCCAGAGGCGCGGTATAAAGTTGATCGATGTAGGTTGCATGCAGATAAACACCTATTATCACAGCGAAAACTTTTCGTCCCTAGCCAGCATGTTTAATCCGCGGCGAAACGTCGATTACGCTGCGCGTTTTTTAAAAAGACTTCGCGTGAAGGAAGGCAGTTGGACCATGGCCGTGGCGCGATACCATGCAGGTCCCAACAATAATCCGGCGCAAAAGCGGTATGTGTGCAAGGTCATCACAAATATGGTGGCAAGTGGTTTCGGGGAATGGACTCCGCAATCAAAGAAATTCTGTAATTAA
- the flaF gene encoding flagellar biosynthesis regulator FlaF, with protein sequence MYQMSYAETLEDSGTEKRSQEKEVFTLAIVQLRAAKDEGVNSEAAAKALTTVRKLWGFLIEDLGSDQNALPEEMRARLISIGLWCLKQADLIRTGASEDFNGLIEINQIVRDGLG encoded by the coding sequence ATGTATCAAATGTCCTATGCCGAAACTCTTGAAGATTCTGGCACCGAAAAAAGATCACAGGAGAAAGAGGTTTTTACCTTGGCTATCGTTCAATTGCGAGCGGCGAAGGATGAGGGCGTCAATTCGGAAGCTGCCGCCAAGGCGTTAACCACTGTGAGAAAGCTTTGGGGTTTTTTGATAGAGGATCTTGGTAGTGATCAAAATGCTCTTCCAGAAGAGATGCGGGCGCGCTTGATCTCGATCGGTTTATGGTGCCTCAAGCAGGCAGACCTGATCCGTACTGGCGCCAGCGAGGATTTCAACGGACTTATTGAAATTAATCAGATCGTGCGGGATGGGCTCGGTTGA
- a CDS encoding flagellar hook protein FlgE — protein sequence MGLYGIMNTSVSGMNAQANKLSTVADNIANVNTTGYKSVNTSFSSMVVSNAGGGSYNSGSVRTTVTQSVSFGGPIDPTSSGTDLAIGGSGFFIVNDANNASYLTRAGDFVINANGDLINTSGYYLQGYPIDSSGNISTSVNSTAGLENVNVSTTTMEAVATTEALLQVNLDSNANYSDVEATTFTIFDNVGNEVLLDVTYTKDAAIDNQWDMTVSEPSPGTGTSTVTLTFDPLDGSLLTPSPASLSLTTSGSSPQTIDFDLSGTTELAESFKTTDTARNGSAPSSIESVRIDVDGTLYGIFGNGQEEALYKIPLADVPSPDSLSLQSGNIYSVNNESGSMRIGFPGDSGFGDMYSGRLEASNVDLASQLTEMIQSQRSYSANSKVFSAGSDLLQELVNLR from the coding sequence ATGGGTCTTTACGGAATCATGAACACCAGCGTCTCAGGAATGAACGCTCAGGCGAATAAGCTTTCCACCGTTGCAGACAACATCGCAAACGTGAATACCACTGGATACAAGAGTGTTAATACCTCTTTCTCTTCCATGGTTGTGAGCAATGCTGGCGGCGGAAGTTACAATTCCGGTTCCGTAAGAACGACTGTTACTCAATCCGTGTCATTTGGCGGGCCTATTGACCCAACAAGTAGTGGTACCGATTTGGCAATCGGTGGTTCCGGCTTCTTTATTGTAAATGACGCGAATAATGCCTCCTATCTAACACGGGCAGGAGACTTTGTGATTAATGCAAATGGTGATCTGATTAATACATCCGGATACTATCTGCAGGGTTACCCGATTGATAGCAGTGGCAATATCTCTACATCAGTTAACAGCACTGCCGGTCTTGAAAACGTAAATGTCTCCACGACCACAATGGAAGCTGTTGCAACGACAGAGGCGCTATTGCAGGTTAACTTGGATTCCAATGCAAATTATAGTGATGTGGAAGCCACTACATTTACCATTTTTGACAATGTCGGAAATGAGGTGCTGCTTGATGTTACCTACACTAAGGATGCAGCTATTGACAATCAATGGGATATGACCGTATCAGAACCTTCTCCTGGTACTGGTACTTCTACTGTTACGCTTACGTTTGATCCATTGGATGGTAGTTTACTTACTCCTTCGCCCGCTTCTTTGAGTCTGACAACTTCCGGTTCATCGCCGCAAACCATTGACTTTGACTTATCCGGTACCACCGAGCTTGCAGAGTCCTTTAAAACAACAGATACCGCTAGAAATGGTAGTGCACCTTCTTCAATTGAGAGTGTTCGAATTGATGTTGATGGCACACTCTACGGCATTTTTGGAAATGGTCAGGAAGAGGCGCTCTATAAGATACCTCTAGCTGATGTTCCTAGCCCAGATAGTCTTTCTTTGCAGAGCGGTAATATCTACTCGGTAAACAACGAATCAGGCTCCATGAGGATTGGTTTTCCCGGTGACTCTGGCTTTGGTGATATGTATAGCGGGCGTTTGGAAGCATCAAACGTCGATTTGGCTAGCCAGTTGACCGAAATGATCCAGTCTCAGCGTTCCTACAGCGCAAACTCTAAAGTCTTCAGCGCAGGTTCTGACCTCCTCCAAGAACTTGTGAACCTGCGTTAA
- a CDS encoding flagellar biosynthesis repressor FlbT has protein sequence MRIHLKAGDKLFINGAVLSVDQKTSINVLNDVRFLLGSHVLQPDKTDTPLKQLYFVIQSALIEPSSESLSLEHYLRLISRIRKAVSNQDIHSGLDRVETLVDAKKYFDALKVLRGLFSVEKAVLEGEDHLVDPLVGNPDQDKAA, from the coding sequence ATGCGAATACATCTTAAAGCAGGTGATAAACTCTTTATTAATGGGGCTGTCCTGTCTGTTGATCAGAAGACCTCAATAAATGTCTTGAACGATGTGCGCTTTTTATTGGGGAGTCATGTTCTCCAGCCGGATAAAACAGATACTCCGCTAAAACAGCTGTATTTTGTGATCCAAAGTGCACTTATTGAACCGTCTTCAGAAAGTTTGAGCCTCGAGCATTATCTCCGGTTGATTAGCCGAATTCGCAAGGCTGTCTCCAATCAGGACATTCACAGTGGTTTGGATCGTGTTGAGACTCTCGTGGATGCGAAGAAATACTTTGATGCATTAAAGGTGCTTCGCGGACTTTTCTCGGTTGAGAAGGCTGTACTGGAGGGGGAAGATCATTTGGTTGATCCTCTTGTTGGTAACCCTGATCAGGATAAAGCGGCTTAA
- the flhA gene encoding flagellar biosynthesis protein FlhA — protein MERRFMLGSGSRDISFAVGIIFILSVLFLPMPTFMIDFGLAVSVAFSILILMVALWIKRPLEFSSFPTILLIATMLRLSLNIATTRAILANGSEGPLAAGYVIHGFSQFVMSGDFVIGLIVFAILVTVNFLVITKGATRIAEVGARFTLDAIPGKQMAIDADLSAGMIDDKEAQRRRHELEEESSFFGAMDGASKFVRGDAVAGLIITAVNILGGIIIGVTRYDMGLAEAADVFTKLSVGDGLVSQIPALVVSLAAGLLVSKGGTRGSAEEAVMGQLAGYPRALWVAGSLMLIVGVLPGLPFLPFTFLGGVLLFAAYVIPKQIAEKKAEEVKVQKAQAERMLEDKKESVKESLELADIEVRLGKQLTSKLLTAKPEISNRINKMRKKFAEQYGFVVPEIKLSDNIDLTPKTYEFRIHGTAVASQTMKVGELMVIAGEKELPKLPGTETREPAFGMKAMWIPKAFEHEVKRGGYTTVDNLSVVLTHLSEVIRNNLAQLLSYKDMRALLDRLDPAYKRLLDDICPQHISYSGLQAVLKLLLAERVSIRNLALIMEAVAEIAPHARRPEQIADHVRVRMAPQLCGDISDNGTLKVLRLGNRWDLAFHQALRRDASGEAVEFDMEPKQVEEFAKESAQVIKSKVSAGHRFVLVVSPEARQYVRMITERMFPALPVLSHLEVARGVDVEALGSVS, from the coding sequence ATGGAACGGAGATTCATGCTAGGCTCTGGAAGTCGCGATATAAGCTTCGCAGTAGGAATAATTTTTATCCTTTCCGTATTATTCCTGCCGATGCCGACCTTTATGATCGATTTCGGTTTGGCTGTTTCTGTTGCATTTTCGATACTAATTCTCATGGTGGCGCTGTGGATCAAACGCCCGCTAGAGTTCTCATCGTTTCCGACAATTTTGCTGATCGCGACAATGTTGCGATTGTCACTCAATATCGCCACCACCCGCGCTATTTTGGCCAACGGGTCTGAAGGACCACTTGCCGCTGGCTACGTGATTCACGGGTTTTCCCAGTTTGTGATGAGCGGTGATTTCGTAATTGGTTTGATCGTCTTCGCCATTCTGGTCACTGTTAACTTCCTTGTAATTACAAAAGGCGCTACGCGTATTGCGGAAGTGGGCGCTCGCTTCACGTTGGATGCCATTCCTGGTAAGCAAATGGCTATTGATGCCGACCTTTCCGCGGGCATGATTGATGACAAGGAGGCTCAGCGCCGTCGACACGAGCTGGAAGAAGAAAGCTCCTTCTTTGGGGCCATGGATGGTGCGTCCAAGTTCGTTCGCGGCGATGCTGTTGCTGGTTTGATTATTACTGCAGTGAATATCTTGGGCGGTATCATTATCGGCGTTACACGCTACGATATGGGTTTGGCCGAAGCTGCAGATGTGTTTACGAAACTGTCGGTTGGTGATGGTCTTGTTTCCCAAATTCCAGCCCTTGTTGTTTCGCTTGCAGCCGGTTTACTTGTCTCCAAAGGGGGAACCCGGGGGTCAGCAGAAGAAGCCGTCATGGGGCAGCTTGCAGGTTATCCTCGCGCTCTATGGGTAGCCGGTTCTTTGATGCTTATTGTGGGCGTGTTACCCGGTCTGCCGTTTTTGCCGTTTACCTTCCTTGGCGGCGTATTGTTGTTTGCTGCCTATGTCATTCCAAAGCAAATTGCTGAGAAGAAGGCAGAGGAAGTTAAAGTACAAAAAGCTCAGGCTGAGCGGATGCTGGAAGACAAAAAGGAATCAGTAAAAGAGAGCCTGGAACTGGCAGACATTGAGGTGCGTCTGGGTAAGCAGCTTACGTCGAAACTTCTGACCGCCAAACCTGAAATCAGCAACCGCATTAATAAAATGCGCAAGAAGTTTGCTGAGCAATACGGGTTCGTGGTGCCGGAGATCAAGCTTTCTGACAATATAGACCTTACACCCAAAACCTATGAGTTTCGGATTCATGGAACGGCGGTAGCCTCGCAAACCATGAAGGTTGGGGAGCTGATGGTTATTGCCGGTGAAAAGGAACTTCCCAAACTGCCAGGCACGGAAACGCGTGAGCCTGCCTTTGGCATGAAGGCCATGTGGATTCCAAAGGCATTCGAGCATGAAGTCAAGCGCGGTGGATATACGACCGTCGACAACCTGTCTGTTGTTTTGACCCACTTGAGCGAGGTTATTCGCAACAACCTCGCGCAGTTGCTGTCCTATAAGGATATGCGGGCGCTGCTGGACCGGCTCGACCCTGCCTATAAACGCCTCTTGGACGATATTTGTCCGCAACACATTTCCTATTCTGGCCTTCAGGCTGTGCTCAAACTACTGCTTGCCGAGCGAGTGTCTATTCGGAACCTTGCTTTGATCATGGAAGCGGTTGCGGAGATCGCACCGCATGCTCGCAGGCCAGAGCAGATCGCGGATCATGTGCGTGTGCGCATGGCACCGCAGCTTTGCGGTGATATCAGCGATAATGGTACCTTGAAGGTCTTGCGTCTTGGGAACCGCTGGGATCTGGCGTTCCATCAAGCTCTACGCCGTGATGCGAGCGGTGAGGCGGTTGAGTTTGATATGGAGCCGAAGCAGGTGGAAGAATTTGCCAAGGAAAGTGCTCAGGTTATCAAGAGCAAGGTCTCTGCTGGTCATCGCTTTGTTCTGGTTGTCTCGCCAGAAGCCCGTCAGTATGTACGCATGATTACTGAGCGGATGTTCCCTGCGCTTCCGGTTCTCTCACATCTGGAAGTTGCGCGCGGAGTGGATGTTGAGGCTTTGGGATCAGTTTCATGA
- a CDS encoding flagellar hook-length control protein FliK, protein MGNANVTAASANAGNASAKSEPAATADNSKEFSRAMDEVSKTDTGKGEGERRSQADETAGDEAKSNSEAEKVPAKNNGEPTTTTEASAKTSDLLKALVGEASDAGAGEEQQVATSTQTGDAEQGSNQDEAQSVEAIVAKLENAGKNEGVSVLIRPSQIATLGAASHGAASGLVNYSGPLKSARGAELQQTLSSLGTRGDGIKTVETTGVQPASLSVDQSTKSAISPKQGEAMMPVSSNVKTELATNTTASLDKASDPLMSSAPISDGETVDVKVIKSESHLPPTLETRSPIRQISEGILKTFTQGAEASRASNSNFALDNPAKSLETMKSLEIQLRPDNLGTVRVSMQLRGGELEITMMASSRETADLLQRDQNTLTKILREAGYRTETATVTVSSSDNGSDLARQQQNGDRASSGQGERGQLSEEGEQSSSHQRDEQASYGNEEQQAGGRDETEDTSSLRDGLYL, encoded by the coding sequence ATGGGAAATGCGAATGTTACTGCTGCCTCTGCAAATGCGGGCAATGCAAGTGCAAAGTCCGAACCAGCCGCCACTGCTGATAATTCCAAAGAGTTCTCGCGGGCTATGGATGAGGTTTCAAAGACTGATACTGGTAAAGGTGAGGGCGAGCGGCGTAGTCAGGCAGATGAGACTGCTGGCGATGAGGCAAAGTCCAATTCTGAAGCAGAGAAGGTTCCAGCCAAAAATAATGGTGAGCCAACCACCACGACCGAAGCTTCAGCAAAAACAAGCGACTTGTTAAAAGCTCTTGTTGGCGAGGCGAGTGATGCTGGGGCCGGCGAGGAGCAGCAAGTGGCTACTTCCACCCAGACAGGTGATGCGGAACAGGGGTCAAACCAGGACGAAGCCCAGTCAGTTGAAGCGATTGTTGCGAAGCTGGAAAACGCTGGAAAGAATGAAGGCGTTTCGGTTTTGATTCGTCCATCGCAAATTGCCACGTTGGGGGCAGCCAGTCACGGAGCTGCGTCAGGTCTTGTCAATTATAGCGGTCCCTTGAAAAGTGCTCGCGGGGCTGAGTTGCAGCAAACATTATCTTCCTTGGGAACTCGAGGTGATGGCATTAAAACCGTTGAGACGACAGGTGTACAGCCTGCGTCCTTGAGTGTTGATCAAAGCACAAAGTCCGCCATTAGCCCAAAACAGGGTGAGGCCATGATGCCTGTCTCGTCAAATGTGAAGACGGAGTTGGCAACCAATACGACAGCCTCTTTGGATAAAGCATCAGATCCGCTGATGAGTTCGGCCCCGATCTCTGATGGAGAAACGGTGGACGTTAAAGTTATAAAAAGTGAAAGCCATCTGCCGCCGACCTTGGAAACACGTAGTCCCATCCGGCAAATTTCTGAGGGAATTTTAAAGACTTTCACTCAAGGCGCCGAGGCCAGTCGGGCATCTAACTCAAATTTTGCTTTAGATAATCCTGCTAAATCCCTTGAAACTATGAAGAGTTTAGAAATTCAGCTCCGCCCTGATAATCTGGGGACTGTTCGGGTTTCCATGCAGCTACGCGGTGGTGAACTTGAAATTACCATGATGGCGAGCAGCAGGGAGACAGCTGATCTTTTGCAGCGGGATCAAAATACCCTTACGAAAATTTTGCGTGAGGCCGGCTACAGAACCGAAACGGCAACGGTAACGGTTAGTAGCAGTGATAACGGCTCGGACCTTGCTCGCCAACAGCAAAACGGTGATCGGGCGTCCTCTGGTCAGGGTGAGCGAGGGCAGTTAAGCGAAGAAGGCGAGCAGTCTTCCTCTCATCAAAGGGACGAGCAGGCAAGTTACGGCAATGAGGAACAACAGGCAGGTGGGCGTGACGAGACTGAAGATACTTCTAGTCTGCGTGACGGCCTGTATCTTTAG
- a CDS encoding flagellin codes for MTYYSISTISMTNRMNGYITSETKKLNDALVETGTQRHADMGLELGGQYGTTISLRNEFNYLNQLQTANGQTDVQLSVADAAMEISRTTAESLRDDLIGLRDTTDTVSTQAGPAMESLSFLLGQLNTTTAGVSVFGGTEVGSPPMNEFNSNNPATNYELAAKDILNDYLISVGLVDASGDPDETLMTAADMEDFASNVFPTAFSDLWNNGGTINGNTYDPISSATDDTIDSTIGDFMPAQGSVSANEQAFIDMATGYVLVGVFGAMDLGEEAQKELVNQSVTKLSAGIDGTVEVQSTVGVVRDRIEKSDERIQVEMNALNQRVIDLENVDPNQVAVELSQAEAQLEINYAVTSRIKNLSLLNYL; via the coding sequence ATGACTTATTATTCAATTTCTACGATCTCCATGACCAATCGCATGAATGGTTATATTACGAGTGAAACTAAAAAACTTAATGATGCGCTCGTGGAAACAGGAACCCAAAGACATGCCGATATGGGTCTTGAATTGGGCGGTCAATATGGCACCACCATTTCCCTGAGAAACGAATTTAATTACCTTAATCAACTTCAAACGGCCAACGGGCAGACAGATGTGCAATTGTCCGTTGCAGATGCGGCGATGGAAATTAGCAGAACCACCGCCGAGAGCTTGAGGGATGATCTGATTGGTCTTCGTGATACCACGGATACTGTGTCTACTCAGGCGGGGCCGGCTATGGAGTCCCTGTCATTCTTGTTGGGTCAGTTGAATACAACAACAGCCGGTGTCTCGGTCTTTGGTGGAACGGAAGTTGGCAGCCCGCCGATGAATGAGTTCAATAGCAATAATCCTGCTACAAACTATGAACTGGCTGCAAAAGATATTTTGAATGATTATTTGATAAGTGTGGGCCTCGTGGATGCGTCTGGCGACCCAGACGAGACACTTATGACTGCTGCGGACATGGAAGACTTTGCTTCCAATGTTTTTCCTACTGCATTCTCTGATCTTTGGAACAATGGGGGCACTATAAACGGGAATACGTATGATCCGATTTCCTCCGCTACAGATGACACCATTGATTCGACTATTGGTGACTTTATGCCAGCGCAAGGCTCGGTTTCTGCGAATGAGCAAGCCTTCATTGATATGGCGACCGGCTATGTTCTGGTTGGCGTTTTTGGAGCAATGGATCTGGGGGAAGAAGCTCAAAAAGAGCTGGTTAACCAGTCAGTAACCAAGTTAAGCGCGGGAATTGACGGGACGGTTGAGGTGCAAAGTACGGTTGGTGTGGTTCGGGACCGTATTGAGAAATCTGATGAGCGTATTCAAGTTGAAATGAACGCGCTTAATCAGCGTGTGATCGATTTGGAAAATGTTGATCCAAATCAGGTTGCTGTTGAGTTGTCTCAGGCAGAGGCACAGCTTGAGATCAACTATGCAGTCACATCTCGTATTAAAAACTTGAGCTTGCTCAATTACCTCTAG
- the flgD gene encoding flagellar hook assembly protein FlgD, protein MAVTAVTNDTQSTPTQNTTTSSSAQGSEYLDYDAFLMLFMESLKNQDPTEPMDTAEYMGQLAQFSNVEQTMKMNTNLTTMLQQDSIHQASNIVGATITLQDGTSGVVESVQIYTDGNVAVLEDGTPILLEPGISISYPEAAASDDSSADSSDEDASA, encoded by the coding sequence ATGGCAGTGACTGCAGTAACAAACGATACGCAATCAACCCCCACTCAAAACACAACGACATCCAGTTCGGCGCAAGGTAGTGAATACCTTGATTATGACGCTTTCTTGATGCTGTTCATGGAATCTTTGAAGAATCAAGATCCTACAGAACCTATGGATACTGCGGAATACATGGGGCAGCTTGCTCAGTTTTCCAATGTTGAGCAGACGATGAAGATGAACACCAATCTGACGACTATGCTCCAGCAAGATTCCATCCATCAAGCGTCAAACATTGTAGGTGCAACGATCACGCTTCAGGACGGAACCTCCGGCGTGGTTGAATCTGTTCAGATTTATACCGATGGCAACGTAGCTGTATTGGAAGACGGTACTCCGATTCTCTTGGAGCCGGGCATCAGTATTTCTTATCCAGAAGCCGCTGCCAGTGACGATAGTTCAGCAGATTCATCTGATGAAGATGCTTCTGCCTAG
- the fliQ gene encoding flagellar biosynthesis protein FliQ codes for MNEADALDIARNAVWTVIVATGPAVAVAMAVGLIIALFQALTQIQEMTLTFIPKIVAILIVVAVTGPFIGSQMLTFTEILYGRIENGF; via the coding sequence ATGAACGAAGCTGATGCTCTGGACATAGCGCGTAATGCTGTTTGGACTGTAATTGTGGCAACCGGCCCAGCTGTTGCGGTTGCCATGGCAGTCGGTCTCATCATCGCGCTCTTTCAGGCCTTGACCCAAATTCAGGAAATGACGCTAACGTTCATTCCTAAAATCGTTGCGATTCTCATTGTTGTCGCCGTGACTGGCCCGTTCATCGGAAGCCAGATGTTGACTTTTACCGAGATCCTCTACGGGCGTATTGAGAACGGGTTTTAG